A genomic stretch from Lathyrus oleraceus cultivar Zhongwan6 chromosome 2, CAAS_Psat_ZW6_1.0, whole genome shotgun sequence includes:
- the LOC127122518 gene encoding uncharacterized protein LOC127122518 has translation MEPQLVVLRGLGAYLDLGHKDDFKTSYDNLLGILNTEVNITDVHTLVQFYDPPLRCFTFQDYQLAPTLEEYSHIIGIRIKNKVPYVRTKELPKYKDLAEALHIWRKEVELNLKPKGGIHGFTSKFLVDKAIAFAEAGSWTTFNTNLALLIYGIVLFLNMEEFVDLAAIHIFLTQNPIPILLADTYYSIHVRTQKKKGTIVCCTPLLYRWFISHLPSKGSFIENKDNLKWSQRIMSLNAEDISWYSRIYNIIKLILNCGDLPNVPLLGTKGGINYNPRLAL, from the coding sequence ATGGAACCTCAATTGGTTGTCTTGAGAGGACTTGGGGCATATCTAGATCTGGGACACAAAGATGACTTCAAGACGTCCTATGACAACCTTTTAGGCATCCTGAACACCGAAGTCAACATCACTGATGTGCACACTCTAGTGCAATTCTACGATCCTCCGCTAAGATGCTTTACATTCCAAGATTACCAGTTGGCacctacattggaagagtattCACATATTATAGGTATTAGGATCAAGAACAAAGTGCCTTATGTTCGCACTAAGGAACTTCCCAAATATAAAGACCTTGCTGAAGCTCTCCACATATGGAGGAAGGAAGTGGAATTGAACTTGAAACCTAAGGGTGGAATTCATGGCTTCACCTCAAAGTTTCTAGTTGACAAAGCTATTGCCTTCGCCGAAGCTGGGAGTTGGACGACCTTCAACACCAATCTAGCTCTACTAATCTATGGGATCGTATTGTTTCTAAATATGGAAGAATTCGTAGATTTGGCTGCTATTCACATCTTCCTAACTCAGAATCCTATTCCTATTCTTCTTGCTGATACTTACTACTCCATCCATGTGAGGACCCAAAAGAAGAAGGGAACCATTGTTTGCTGTACCCCTTTGCTGTATAGATGGTTTATTTCGCATCTACCCAGTAAAGGCTCTTTTATTGAGAACAAAGATAACCTAAAATGGTCCCAGCGGATCATGTCTTTGAACGCCGAAGACATCTCTTGGTATTCTCGAATCTACAACATTATCAAGCTTATCCTCAACTGTGGTGATTTacctaatgtacctcttcttggtacaaaagGGGGAATAAACTATAATCCGAGGTTAGCACTATAA